The Dehalogenimonas lykanthroporepellens BL-DC-9 genome includes a window with the following:
- a CDS encoding Holliday junction resolvase-like protein (PFAM: Holliday junction resolvase-like~KEGG: dev:DhcVS_977 hypothetical protein) — translation MDTLLIIGLALVITFILVTINYYLIKWRFEARFRDWQKLEQDYWQTEVARASRQAVTQSRAVLGGRFTEQMAPYLPEFRYDPTEARFIGSPVDLVVFPGLASGDVREIVIMEVKSGQDPRLTAAQSRIRQLIEDGMVRWELIERRVEADAPDDETQLLD, via the coding sequence ATGGATACCCTGCTCATCATCGGCTTGGCGTTAGTGATCACCTTCATCCTGGTGACCATCAACTACTACCTCATCAAGTGGCGTTTTGAAGCCCGGTTCCGTGATTGGCAGAAACTGGAACAGGATTACTGGCAGACCGAAGTCGCCCGGGCTTCGCGGCAGGCAGTCACTCAGAGCCGAGCAGTGCTGGGTGGGCGTTTTACCGAACAGATGGCGCCTTATCTGCCGGAGTTCCGTTATGACCCCACCGAGGCTCGTTTCATCGGCAGTCCGGTAGACCTGGTGGTATTTCCCGGCCTGGCCTCAGGTGATGTCCGTGAAATCGTTATTATGGAAGTGAAGAGCGGACAGGACCCCCGCCTGACCGCGGCCCAGAGCCGTATCCGCCAGCTTATCGAAGACGGTATGGTGCGCTGGGAACTCATCGAACGTCGGGTAGAGGCCGATGCCCCGGATGACGAAACTCAACTGTTGGACTGA
- a CDS encoding PAS/PAC sensor signal transduction histidine kinase (TIGRFAM: PAS sensor protein~PFAM: ATP-binding region ATPase domain protein; histidine kinase A domain protein; PAS fold-4 domain protein~KEGG: dev:DhcVS_93 sensor histidine kinase~SMART: ATP-binding region ATPase domain protein; histidine kinase A domain protein; PAC repeat-containing protein; PAS domain containing protein): MAENKPPPHDKPLTRVTAGISPIPDSLVIQEIHRLFQLMPWAATILDRVSFDIMAVNASMTRLSGYDERTAPPGNFLELIPEFQLSDDVDSSPVVVEREYQLRRLDGTLLPVEVGSTLTDVCGRERLVVFLRDISHRKQTSEALYISRFFLDKSGGLILWVNDQGRIVYANEGAVKALGYSSNELLNMTIHQVDVNFPPSMWPVMWENFKRVQTSVLESVFRARDGRIFPVEVSGSYVKYGDQEYNFVFAWDVSRRKNAEEALRVSQRQLAAFINSATDAFYLYDAGLKLVEANPAAFALSGRTREESLGAHIFDLGRSVGFTDHADEYRRVLTEGGTINYSLATEESSGDPRYLDVKIFRVNDGIGIIAADVTERKIMEQELVLHQTRLEELVEERTAALAQVNAQLTEQIEQRRMFTHALVHDLKTPLTPLLGASEALVQGLTEAPWNRMAENVHMGAVNLNRTVSQLFDLEKGQMGLLELNCTYIDAAFVLRKTAEYARVEAQANGQRFIVDVPDDLGRVWADANRLDQTVMNLLNNAFKYTPSGGVIELKARIVSGNLRIEVCDNGLGISEDEHENIFLPYRRLKKSGARHGGLGLGLALARRLVELHHGYITVNSEEGKGSTFTVEVPVNKTDPLIKEATK; encoded by the coding sequence ATGGCTGAAAATAAACCGCCACCCCATGACAAACCGCTGACCAGGGTTACCGCTGGTATATCGCCTATTCCTGATAGCCTGGTCATCCAGGAGATACATCGTCTGTTTCAATTGATGCCCTGGGCCGCAACTATTCTTGATAGAGTTTCCTTTGATATTATGGCGGTCAATGCCTCCATGACCAGATTGAGCGGTTATGATGAACGGACGGCGCCACCCGGAAATTTCCTTGAATTGATTCCGGAGTTCCAGCTATCCGATGATGTTGATTCCAGTCCGGTGGTCGTTGAGCGGGAATACCAGTTGCGCCGGCTTGACGGCACACTACTGCCGGTAGAAGTCGGCAGTACCCTGACCGATGTCTGCGGCCGGGAGCGCCTGGTGGTTTTTTTAAGGGATATCAGCCATCGCAAACAGACCAGTGAAGCCCTTTATATCAGCCGGTTTTTCCTGGATAAATCCGGCGGTCTGATACTCTGGGTCAACGACCAGGGGCGGATAGTGTACGCCAACGAAGGCGCGGTCAAGGCTCTGGGATATTCCAGCAACGAACTCCTCAATATGACCATACATCAGGTGGATGTCAATTTTCCGCCTTCCATGTGGCCAGTGATGTGGGAAAACTTCAAAAGAGTGCAGACATCGGTCTTGGAATCCGTTTTCAGAGCTAGAGATGGAAGAATTTTTCCGGTGGAAGTCAGCGGCAGTTACGTTAAATACGGAGATCAGGAATATAATTTCGTCTTTGCCTGGGATGTGAGCCGCCGGAAAAATGCCGAAGAGGCACTGAGGGTTTCCCAGAGACAGCTGGCGGCTTTCATAAACTCGGCGACAGATGCCTTTTATCTTTATGATGCCGGTTTGAAACTGGTTGAAGCCAATCCGGCGGCATTCGCTCTATCCGGGCGTACCCGCGAGGAAAGCCTGGGTGCTCATATCTTCGACTTAGGGAGAAGTGTCGGGTTTACTGACCATGCCGATGAGTACCGCCGTGTGCTGACCGAGGGCGGAACCATCAATTACTCCCTGGCGACAGAAGAATCTTCCGGTGACCCACGGTATCTGGATGTCAAGATATTCCGGGTCAATGACGGCATCGGCATTATCGCCGCAGATGTCACCGAGCGCAAGATAATGGAACAGGAACTGGTGCTTCATCAAACCAGACTGGAAGAACTGGTGGAGGAAAGAACAGCCGCTCTGGCGCAGGTTAACGCCCAGTTGACCGAGCAAATTGAGCAACGCCGGATGTTTACGCATGCCCTGGTCCATGATCTCAAGACCCCGCTGACTCCGTTACTCGGGGCCAGTGAAGCTCTGGTGCAGGGATTGACAGAGGCGCCATGGAACAGGATGGCTGAAAACGTGCACATGGGTGCGGTCAACCTGAACCGAACGGTAAGTCAGCTTTTTGACCTTGAAAAAGGCCAGATGGGTCTGCTGGAACTCAACTGCACTTATATCGATGCTGCCTTTGTTCTCAGGAAAACGGCGGAATATGCCAGGGTTGAAGCTCAGGCTAACGGCCAGCGGTTTATCGTTGATGTTCCGGATGACCTCGGTCGCGTCTGGGCGGATGCCAACCGCCTGGACCAGACCGTGATGAACTTGCTTAACAACGCTTTCAAGTATACACCCAGCGGGGGGGTTATCGAACTGAAAGCTCGAATCGTATCAGGAAATTTGCGTATCGAGGTGTGCGACAACGGCCTTGGTATTTCCGAAGATGAACATGAAAATATCTTTCTGCCTTACCGCAGGCTCAAGAAAAGCGGCGCCCGTCACGGCGGCCTTGGGTTGGGTCTGGCACTGGCCAGGCGGCTGGTCGAACTTCATCATGGGTATATCACCGTAAACAGTGAAGAGGGTAAAGGCAGTACCTTTACTGTCGAGGTGCCGGTTAATAAAACTGATCCGTTGATAAAGGAGGCAACTAAATGA
- a CDS encoding two component transcriptional regulator, winged helix family (KEGG: dev:DhcVS_94 DNA-binding response regulator~PFAM: response regulator receiver; transcriptional regulator domain protein~SMART: response regulator receiver) — translation MKVLIIEDDRTIVDYLELAFNMNMPDAELFTARFGKEGVSLAQAENPEVVILDLGLPDMDGFEVLKSIRQSSQVLIMVLTARGDEQDIVKGLEWGADDYVVKPFRQMELLARVRTLLRRQAAASEPPVISFSGFTLDTARNVLQCADNGELELTRTEGLIMSQLMRNKGNVVSHDRLAEIIWGENYPGAVNALRVYIGRLRRKLEESKTPCPAIMSKPGLGYYLEMP, via the coding sequence ATGAAGGTGTTGATTATCGAGGATGACCGGACTATCGTTGATTACCTGGAACTGGCTTTCAATATGAATATGCCGGACGCGGAACTGTTCACCGCCAGGTTCGGTAAGGAGGGAGTAAGCCTGGCGCAGGCGGAAAATCCGGAGGTGGTTATTCTTGATCTGGGTCTGCCCGATATGGACGGGTTCGAGGTTTTGAAGAGTATCAGGCAGTCATCACAGGTCCTGATTATGGTCCTCACCGCCCGGGGCGATGAGCAGGACATCGTAAAAGGGCTGGAATGGGGGGCTGACGATTATGTTGTCAAACCGTTCCGGCAAATGGAACTGCTGGCCAGGGTCAGGACCCTCCTTCGGCGTCAGGCCGCGGCCAGCGAGCCACCGGTCATCAGCTTCAGCGGTTTCACCCTGGATACTGCCCGGAACGTTCTGCAATGTGCCGATAACGGTGAACTGGAGCTGACCCGAACCGAGGGGCTGATAATGTCTCAACTCATGCGCAATAAAGGAAACGTAGTCAGCCACGACAGGTTGGCAGAGATTATCTGGGGCGAGAACTATCCCGGTGCAGTTAACGCCTTGAGAGTATATATAGGTCGCTTGCGGCGCAAACTGGAAGAAAGTAAAACACCCTGTCCGGCCATCATGAGCAAGCCGGGGTTGGGCTATTATCTGGAAATGCCCTGA
- a CDS encoding oxidoreductase FAD/NAD(P)-binding domain protein (PFAM: oxidoreductase FAD/NAD(P)-binding domain protein; Oxidoreductase FAD-binding domain protein~KEGG: rci:LRC140 oxidoreductase FAD/NAD(P)-binding component), with protein MWQFDTTFSDIIQRTPNVKSFRFPVSPAEAPFKAGQYFFVTLQVGGEPALHHFTISSSPGDNYLEFTKKITSHPYSLALDAARPGDPVSIKGPAGAFTLPPDDGRLVFLTGGIGITPVRSMLGDIAEGRTEKFEIEVICANERLEDMVFHDELRAMSADLPGLRIHNVLSQPPQNWTGETGRIDKSLIMKLIPDYIDRRFFISGPPSMVISIQEQLAALKIPLDHIMRDSFTGYD; from the coding sequence ATGTGGCAGTTCGACACCACGTTTTCAGACATTATCCAGCGAACGCCTAATGTAAAATCATTCCGTTTTCCGGTCAGCCCGGCGGAAGCGCCCTTCAAGGCCGGGCAGTATTTTTTTGTTACCCTGCAGGTCGGAGGGGAACCGGCCTTGCACCACTTCACCATTTCCAGTTCGCCCGGCGACAACTATCTGGAGTTCACCAAGAAAATCACTTCCCACCCCTATTCGCTGGCCCTCGACGCCGCGCGACCCGGCGACCCGGTCAGCATCAAAGGTCCGGCCGGCGCCTTTACCCTGCCGCCGGATGACGGTCGCCTGGTCTTTCTGACCGGCGGTATCGGCATCACTCCGGTCAGAAGCATGCTGGGTGATATCGCTGAAGGCAGAACGGAAAAATTTGAAATTGAGGTAATCTGCGCCAATGAGCGGCTGGAAGACATGGTCTTCCACGATGAACTCCGGGCAATGTCAGCTGACCTGCCCGGATTAAGAATACACAACGTCCTTTCGCAACCGCCGCAAAACTGGACCGGCGAAACAGGGCGTATCGACAAAAGTCTTATTATGAAGCTGATACCTGATTACATTGATCGGCGTTTCTTTATTTCCGGCCCGCCGTCCATGGTGATATCGATCCAGGAGCAACTGGCCGCGCTGAAAATCCCTCTGGACCACATCATGAGAGATTCCTTCACCGGATATGATTGA
- a CDS encoding Glucan 1,4-alpha-glucosidase (KEGG: npu:Npun_F1795 glycoside hydrolase 15-related~PFAM: Glucodextranase N; glycoside hydrolase 15-related), giving the protein MTLIRHDRTAFGRPGSAPNWTGGAKDGVGTARNSVSRVWFTLSRGMVTELFYPTIDQPQVRHLELLVSDGESFVQSESRHLFTETRTITPHSLSYRVINSDPEGRYVINKTVIADPSSPCILQKVETSGASEWLSRLKLFVQCAPHLAGGGWNNNAMVVESAGRTLLAAEKDGTWLVLGANVPFIKVSCGYSGVSDGWRDLAEDHRLDWEFNSATDGNVVLTAELPVDKPGGFTLGLAFGDSLQHAITNLFHSLALPFEERLSLYDTQWSSYYRTLRSLEKYSTDGGTLAQASVALLSSHEDKTYPGAFIASMSIPWGESRAAGDGGAGYHLVWTRDMVNTVTGLLAAGDSEPARRALVYLSAAQGSEGNFPQNFWLDGRPHWQGVQLDEVAFPVLLAWKMHRARTPVGIDTYPLITRAAAFLIDYGPATEQERWEENSGYSPSTLASNIAALICAASFCREYGDATTGAFIEDYADFLEAHLEQWTVTDRGRLTKGITRHYIRINPVAVDGIHHDDTPGDKTIYLQNQEPGNSAEFPARDIVDAGFLELVRYGIRAADDPLIRDSLKVIDAVLKVDTPFGQVWRRYNHDGYGQRTDGGDYQGWGRGGGWPLLTGERAHYELAAGGDINQYLTAMEGFSSYTGLLPEQVWDRDDLPEAGMYQGRPTDAAMPLMWAHAEYIKLLRSRADGQVFDRIPEVADRYLKKNRQRTEHEVWKPNYRPSYIRAGTRLRVITPGSFQLVWTMDDWSTVNKTQATATGIGLYYVDLATAPKQRQPVIFTFFWTGEDRWEGRNYEVKVKGAEE; this is encoded by the coding sequence ATGACACTGATCAGACATGACCGGACGGCTTTCGGACGCCCCGGTTCGGCACCGAACTGGACGGGCGGCGCCAAGGATGGCGTCGGTACCGCCCGTAACTCGGTCAGCCGGGTCTGGTTTACCCTGTCCCGGGGAATGGTCACCGAGCTGTTCTACCCAACCATCGACCAGCCACAGGTCAGACACCTGGAACTCCTGGTAAGCGATGGCGAGAGTTTTGTCCAGTCGGAAAGCCGCCATCTGTTTACCGAAACCCGGACGATAACGCCCCACAGCCTGAGTTACCGTGTCATCAACTCCGACCCCGAAGGGCGTTATGTCATCAATAAAACCGTCATCGCCGACCCGTCGTCGCCATGTATCCTGCAGAAGGTCGAAACCAGCGGCGCCAGTGAATGGCTTTCCCGTCTTAAGTTGTTCGTCCAATGCGCACCCCATCTTGCCGGGGGCGGCTGGAACAATAACGCCATGGTGGTGGAATCTGCCGGCAGAACACTGCTGGCGGCCGAAAAAGACGGTACATGGCTGGTGCTGGGGGCGAATGTGCCCTTCATAAAGGTGTCCTGCGGTTACAGCGGCGTCAGCGACGGCTGGAGAGACCTGGCCGAAGACCACCGGCTGGACTGGGAGTTCAATAGCGCTACCGACGGTAACGTCGTCCTGACAGCGGAACTGCCGGTCGACAAACCTGGCGGCTTCACCCTCGGACTGGCTTTCGGCGACAGCCTTCAGCACGCCATCACCAATCTGTTCCATTCTCTGGCATTACCGTTCGAGGAACGCCTTTCACTGTACGACACCCAGTGGTCAAGCTATTACCGGACACTAAGGTCACTGGAAAAATACTCTACTGACGGCGGCACGCTGGCCCAGGCGAGTGTCGCCCTGCTGTCATCCCATGAGGATAAAACTTACCCTGGAGCCTTCATCGCTTCGATGTCAATACCCTGGGGCGAAAGCCGCGCGGCCGGCGACGGGGGCGCCGGTTATCACCTGGTGTGGACCCGTGACATGGTTAATACCGTCACCGGCCTGCTGGCCGCCGGCGATTCAGAACCGGCTCGCCGGGCACTGGTCTATCTGTCGGCGGCCCAGGGCAGTGAGGGCAATTTCCCGCAGAACTTCTGGCTGGACGGCCGGCCTCACTGGCAGGGCGTTCAACTGGACGAAGTAGCCTTCCCGGTACTGCTGGCCTGGAAAATGCACCGCGCCAGGACTCCGGTAGGCATCGATACCTACCCGCTGATAACCCGGGCGGCCGCGTTCCTGATTGATTACGGCCCGGCCACCGAACAGGAACGCTGGGAGGAGAATTCCGGGTATTCCCCCTCGACACTGGCGTCCAACATCGCCGCGCTCATCTGCGCCGCGTCTTTCTGCCGGGAATATGGCGATGCGACTACGGGAGCTTTCATCGAGGATTACGCCGATTTCCTCGAAGCCCACCTGGAACAGTGGACGGTGACCGACCGGGGTCGTCTGACCAAGGGCATCACCCGTCATTACATCCGCATCAATCCGGTGGCGGTCGATGGTATTCACCATGACGATACCCCCGGTGACAAGACGATTTACCTGCAGAACCAGGAACCGGGAAACTCAGCCGAGTTTCCGGCCCGCGATATCGTCGATGCCGGCTTCCTGGAACTGGTACGTTACGGCATCCGTGCGGCTGACGATCCGCTTATCCGGGACTCCCTGAAAGTCATCGACGCGGTACTCAAGGTCGATACCCCATTCGGTCAGGTATGGCGCCGCTACAATCATGACGGCTACGGCCAGCGAACGGACGGCGGCGATTATCAGGGCTGGGGACGCGGCGGCGGCTGGCCGCTGTTGACCGGCGAACGGGCGCATTACGAACTGGCCGCCGGAGGCGACATCAACCAATACCTGACCGCCATGGAGGGGTTTTCATCCTACACCGGCCTGTTGCCGGAACAGGTCTGGGACCGGGACGATTTACCGGAGGCGGGCATGTACCAGGGGCGTCCGACCGACGCCGCCATGCCGTTAATGTGGGCGCATGCCGAATATATAAAGCTGTTGCGCTCACGAGCTGACGGCCAGGTCTTTGACCGGATACCTGAAGTAGCCGACCGGTATCTGAAGAAGAACCGACAGAGAACCGAACATGAAGTCTGGAAGCCCAATTATCGGCCGTCTTATATCCGGGCCGGAACCCGGTTGAGAGTGATTACTCCGGGATCTTTCCAACTGGTGTGGACGATGGATGACTGGTCTACCGTCAATAAGACCCAAGCTACAGCCACCGGCATCGGTCTGTATTATGTCGACCTGGCCACCGCCCCAAAACAGCGACAGCCGGTGATATTCACTTTTTTCTGGACCGGTGAAGACCGTTGGGAAGGCCGAAATTATGAAGTCAAGGTAAAAGGAGCCGAAGAATGA
- a CDS encoding FAD-dependent pyridine nucleotide-disulfide oxidoreductase (PFAM: FAD-dependent pyridine nucleotide-disulphide oxidoreductase; pyridine nucleotide-disulphide oxidoreductase dimerisation region~KEGG: mpd:MCP_0970 putative FAD-dependent pyridine nucleotide-disulphide oxidoreductase) — protein MKHYDVIVIGSGAGLDVLDNAVELGLKAALVDRGPVGGTCLNVGCIPSKMLIFPADRIMEIREAARLGVEGRVESIDFPAIMKRMRQVVHEDSSGIRRYLESSDALDFYDGTGEFIAPYTLRVGSTEIKAEKIFIAAGTRPAVPPIQGLNNVDYLTNETLLELEERPDSLVIIGGGYIGVEFAHFFEAMGTRVTLLEMRSDILTGEEPEIIETVTRALRRRMEVITGARVTDVASAGDQLGFIVNYERAGGSGADSVRAQKLLVATGRIPNTDLLKVKQSGIETDEPGFIKVNEHLETGVKGIYAFGDINGREQFTHTAHAEAAVAAANGLHGHQAVMDYQSSPHAVFTHPQIGSVGLTEATARKNHTKIMVGRADYKDTALGTAMMDDDGFAKIILEQDTGKILGAHIVGPWSSVLVQEVVNAMANEGGIDHIASGIHIHPALSELVLKALSNAVPE, from the coding sequence ATGAAACACTATGACGTAATCGTCATCGGGTCCGGTGCCGGGCTGGATGTTCTGGACAATGCGGTTGAACTTGGCCTCAAGGCGGCTCTGGTGGACCGGGGGCCGGTTGGCGGCACCTGCCTTAACGTCGGCTGTATTCCATCGAAGATGCTTATTTTCCCGGCTGACCGCATTATGGAGATAAGAGAAGCCGCGCGGCTTGGGGTTGAAGGACGGGTGGAAAGCATTGATTTTCCGGCCATCATGAAGCGGATGCGTCAGGTGGTACATGAGGACAGCTCTGGCATACGGCGGTATCTGGAAAGTTCAGATGCCCTGGATTTCTACGACGGCACCGGGGAGTTCATAGCGCCTTATACCCTGCGGGTAGGCTCGACGGAAATCAAGGCCGAAAAGATATTCATCGCCGCTGGAACCCGACCGGCGGTGCCGCCGATTCAGGGGCTCAACAATGTGGACTATCTTACCAATGAAACACTCCTGGAACTGGAAGAGCGACCGGACAGTCTGGTCATAATCGGGGGCGGATACATCGGTGTGGAGTTCGCTCACTTCTTCGAAGCCATGGGCACCCGGGTTACCCTGCTGGAAATGCGTTCCGATATCCTGACCGGGGAGGAGCCGGAGATTATCGAAACCGTCACCCGAGCCTTGCGACGTCGGATGGAAGTGATAACCGGAGCCAGGGTTACCGATGTCGCTTCAGCTGGCGACCAGCTCGGATTTATAGTCAATTATGAAAGGGCGGGGGGCAGTGGCGCGGACAGTGTCCGGGCTCAGAAATTGCTGGTGGCTACCGGCCGCATCCCCAATACCGACCTGTTGAAGGTAAAGCAGTCGGGTATCGAAACCGATGAACCGGGGTTCATCAAGGTCAACGAACATCTGGAGACCGGTGTCAAAGGCATCTATGCCTTCGGTGATATCAACGGCAGGGAACAGTTCACTCATACCGCCCATGCCGAGGCCGCGGTCGCCGCCGCCAATGGACTTCACGGGCATCAGGCAGTCATGGACTATCAGTCATCACCGCATGCTGTTTTTACTCATCCTCAGATCGGATCTGTTGGCCTGACCGAAGCCACAGCCCGGAAAAACCACACCAAGATAATGGTGGGCAGGGCGGATTACAAGGACACCGCCCTTGGAACAGCGATGATGGACGATGACGGGTTTGCCAAGATTATCCTCGAGCAGGATACCGGCAAAATACTAGGTGCTCATATTGTTGGCCCATGGTCTTCGGTGCTGGTACAGGAGGTCGTCAATGCCATGGCCAACGAAGGCGGTATCGACCATATCGCCTCCGGCATTCATATTCATCCCGCGTTGTCCGAACTGGTACTGAAAGCCCTGAGTAATGCCGTTCCGGAATAA
- a CDS encoding 6-phosphogluconate dehydrogenase, decarboxylating (KEGG: xcv:XCV0741 6-phosphogluconate dehydrogenase-like protein~TIGRFAM: 6-phosphogluconate dehydrogenase, decarboxylating~PFAM: 6-phosphogluconate dehydrogenase NAD-binding; 6-phosphogluconate dehydrogenase domain protein) — translation MKIGMIGLGRMGGNITRRLLRAGHEVAAYDPVPSAVATVAEEGAVGTASLEELVAALAPPRALWLMVPAGEPTEDTLARLGDLLDAGDTVIDGGNSYYRDSMRRATMLADKGITLLDAGTSGGVWGLTEGYCLMIGGDEAAFLRLETVFQTLAPSPEHGYARVGPSGAGHFVKMVHNGIEYGLMQAYAEGFELMQAKEEFNLDLAEISELWRYGSVVRSWLLDLSASALKDDPELSGLASWVADSGEGRWTTEEAIELGVPLPVITLALQARFRSRQAEPFSGKLLAAMRQKFGGHAVKPAE, via the coding sequence ATGAAAATAGGTATGATAGGACTCGGCCGGATGGGCGGCAATATCACCCGCCGGTTGCTAAGAGCCGGTCATGAAGTCGCCGCGTACGACCCGGTGCCGTCAGCGGTGGCCACAGTCGCCGAGGAAGGCGCTGTCGGCACCGCTTCACTGGAAGAACTGGTCGCGGCGCTGGCACCGCCCCGGGCGCTCTGGCTGATGGTGCCTGCCGGCGAGCCGACGGAAGATACCCTCGCCCGGCTGGGAGATTTGCTGGACGCGGGGGATACCGTCATCGACGGCGGCAATTCCTATTACCGGGACAGCATGCGGCGGGCTACCATGCTGGCGGACAAAGGCATTACCCTTTTGGATGCCGGTACCTCCGGCGGCGTCTGGGGCTTGACTGAAGGCTATTGTCTGATGATCGGCGGCGATGAAGCCGCTTTCCTGCGACTGGAGACGGTATTTCAGACACTGGCGCCGTCGCCCGAACATGGCTACGCCCGGGTCGGCCCGTCAGGTGCTGGCCATTTCGTCAAGATGGTACACAACGGCATCGAGTATGGCCTGATGCAGGCATATGCCGAGGGCTTCGAACTGATGCAGGCCAAGGAAGAATTCAACCTCGACCTGGCCGAAATATCGGAATTATGGCGTTACGGGAGCGTGGTCAGGTCATGGCTCCTGGATTTGAGCGCCTCGGCGCTCAAGGACGACCCGGAACTGTCCGGACTGGCTTCCTGGGTGGCCGATTCCGGCGAAGGCCGCTGGACAACCGAAGAAGCCATTGAACTGGGCGTTCCGTTGCCGGTCATTACCCTGGCTCTGCAGGCGCGCTTCCGTTCACGGCAGGCGGAGCCGTTTTCCGGCAAACTCCTGGCGGCCATGCGCCAGAAGTTCGGCGGTCATGCCGTCAAGCCGGCGGAATAG
- a CDS encoding Alcohol dehydrogenase GroES domain protein (PFAM: Alcohol dehydrogenase GroES domain protein; Alcohol dehydrogenase zinc-binding domain protein~KEGG: cag:Cagg_3495 alcohol dehydrogenase GroES domain protein), which produces MKAIGMIRGESGVTELEIPRPKITAADDVLIKVREVGLDGTDFGILAKNRPDIAPGADYMVLGHEMTGRIEAVGPAVTTLKPGDLVTVTVRRGCGICHPCLENQSDMCMTGLYTERGIHKLDGFLSEYVVDREQYVVKVPDDCTDMAVLSEPISIVEKGIEQIRLIQSRLPWNCVHPEHTFDSPLWGGCKLAMVIGAGPLGLMAAALLRLAGASVVVTDIVNDNHPKARLAGYLEAQYINVRGLTAEQIMEQSLIKGERLDIIFEASGASAMALELVNFMSRSSIYVMTGIPQKEQKVDIDAAAIVRQMVRFNQVIVGSVNSNRHHFESVMKSIPLLKERFPELRNRVLTDRFGFNDYREAFNRRNAESIKTYISLEKEFQSNS; this is translated from the coding sequence ATGAAAGCCATCGGCATGATTCGCGGCGAAAGCGGGGTCACCGAACTTGAAATACCCCGGCCAAAAATTACCGCCGCAGACGATGTGCTCATAAAAGTCCGTGAAGTTGGCCTGGACGGTACCGATTTCGGCATCCTGGCCAAAAATCGGCCGGATATTGCCCCCGGCGCCGATTACATGGTGCTGGGCCACGAAATGACCGGCCGAATCGAAGCCGTGGGGCCGGCGGTGACAACGCTCAAGCCAGGCGACCTGGTGACGGTCACCGTCCGCCGCGGTTGCGGCATCTGTCATCCCTGCCTGGAGAACCAGAGCGACATGTGCATGACCGGACTGTATACCGAACGGGGCATCCACAAGCTGGACGGTTTTCTTTCCGAATACGTCGTCGACAGGGAGCAGTATGTGGTCAAAGTTCCCGACGACTGTACCGACATGGCAGTGCTGTCCGAACCGATATCCATCGTTGAAAAGGGCATCGAACAGATAAGGTTGATTCAGTCCCGACTGCCCTGGAACTGCGTTCACCCGGAACACACTTTCGATTCACCGCTGTGGGGCGGCTGTAAACTGGCCATGGTCATCGGCGCCGGACCGCTGGGGTTGATGGCGGCGGCCTTACTGCGTCTGGCCGGGGCCAGCGTGGTAGTCACCGATATTGTCAATGACAACCACCCCAAGGCCCGACTGGCCGGTTATCTGGAAGCTCAATACATCAATGTCCGCGGACTGACCGCCGAACAGATTATGGAACAGTCTCTAATCAAGGGTGAGAGGCTGGATATAATCTTCGAGGCTTCAGGGGCTTCGGCGATGGCGTTGGAGCTGGTTAACTTTATGTCACGCTCCAGCATCTATGTGATGACAGGTATCCCCCAAAAGGAGCAGAAGGTCGATATCGACGCCGCCGCTATCGTCCGCCAGATGGTGCGCTTCAACCAGGTCATCGTCGGCAGTGTCAATTCCAACAGGCATCACTTCGAGTCGGTAATGAAGTCCATCCCCCTCTTGAAGGAGCGTTTCCCGGAACTGCGTAACCGCGTGCTGACCGACCGTTTTGGTTTTAACGACTATCGGGAAGCCTTTAACCGGCGGAACGCCGAGAGCATCAAGACCTATATCAGCCTGGAGAAAGAGTTTCAGTCCAACAGTTGA